A region of Flavobacterium indicum GPTSA100-9 = DSM 17447 DNA encodes the following proteins:
- a CDS encoding acyltransferase family protein, whose protein sequence is MQRIPNLTSLRFILAILVVLFHIPEFFEKRGLPSFNNFPLFLKGEECVWMFFSLSGFLIIKQLYIEKTTTNSIDLKRFFLNRIYRIFPLYYLVLIYGFIHYQIILPKLGFQFENSYNLLEGIILSVTFFSNIFLTYSPGGILEILWSIGIEEQFYIIIAPLFFLVPLSKLKKTLIALTIIYLLLFSSNILPFLKEYKMYFFYFTFGGICSIYFDKINFNKLISNLIYVVILIYLLTNFFKYNFNENQYHLFSMVLFSLFLSALSKKPISYLKNKSLNYLGTISYGIYMFHAISMQIIGFVFLKLQIVNKIPDNLYIVSYSVLIVILTICISHFSYKYYETYFLKFKKTTSLS, encoded by the coding sequence ATGCAACGAATTCCTAATTTAACATCGCTTCGATTTATTTTAGCAATTCTTGTTGTATTGTTTCATATACCAGAATTTTTTGAAAAAAGAGGATTGCCATCCTTTAATAACTTCCCTTTATTTTTAAAAGGAGAAGAATGTGTTTGGATGTTTTTTTCACTAAGTGGCTTCTTGATTATAAAACAATTATACATAGAAAAAACAACTACAAATTCAATTGATTTAAAAAGATTTTTTCTTAATAGAATTTATAGAATTTTTCCTCTTTATTATTTAGTATTGATATATGGCTTTATTCACTATCAAATTATTTTACCTAAACTAGGGTTTCAATTCGAAAATTCATATAATTTATTAGAAGGCATCATCCTTTCGGTTACCTTTTTTTCCAATATTTTTTTAACCTATTCACCAGGTGGAATTTTAGAAATCCTCTGGTCAATTGGTATTGAAGAACAGTTTTACATTATAATAGCTCCATTATTTTTTCTAGTACCATTATCAAAACTTAAGAAAACTCTAATTGCTTTAACTATAATTTATTTACTTCTTTTTTCTTCAAACATTTTACCTTTTTTGAAAGAATATAAAATGTATTTTTTTTATTTTACATTTGGTGGGATTTGCTCAATATATTTTGATAAAATTAATTTCAACAAACTTATTTCAAATCTAATTTATGTAGTTATTTTGATATATCTATTGACTAATTTCTTTAAATACAATTTTAATGAAAATCAATATCATCTATTTAGCATGGTATTATTTAGTTTATTCTTGTCAGCTCTATCAAAGAAACCAATATCGTATCTAAAGAATAAATCATTAAACTATTTAGGCACTATTTCTTATGGTATATACATGTTTCATGCTATTTCAATGCAAATTATTGGTTTTGTATTTTTAAAACTTCAAATAGTGAATAAAATCCCAGATAATCTATATATAGTAAGCTATTCAGTTTTAATTGTAATACTAACCATTTGCATCTCCCATTTCTCGTATAAATATTATGAAACTTATTTTTTAAAATTCAAGAAAACTACTTCACTCTCGTAA
- a CDS encoding M1 family metallopeptidase translates to MKKSISLAFLVLGSITFAQEVKKEESKREPGHYDKNKFSQMYNEMATPNMYRSASGAPGPAYYQQKADYKINLELDDKLARLYGNETITYYNNAPESLEYLWLQLDQNIERRDNQTQLIDNKTIFPATNGSNFAKTYLESGFDGGFNIEYVKDSKGNAMKYTINQTMMRIDLPQPLKKGEKVSFSIKWWYNIVNYQGSANNGRSGYEQFPDGNRLYVMAQFYPRMCVYNDVEGWQNMQFWGRSEFALAFGNYDVSITVPADHIIEGTGTLQNRAEVYTAEQVKRWELAEKTFDKPVVIVTQEEATAKEKGFSNEKKTWKFKAENVRDFGFSTSRKFILDAMAVQIGNNKPMAISIYPKEANPLWGDLSTKAVAHTLRTYSKYTFDYPYPKAVSVSAEDQGMEYPMICWNFGRPDETGKVSDRVKYGMLGVIIHEVGHNFFPMIVNSDERQWTWMDEGLNTFLEYLTEIEWEATFPVDRGPARLIVPYMKGNQQYLEPIMSQGDVVYNFGANAYGKPATGLNILRETIMGHELFDHAFKTYANRWKFKHPTPEDFFRTMEDASAVDLDWFWKGWFYSTDYVDIGIKSVKQYYVSESATKENKESFNRRGRRVSGDQGPSLYLLAEDSSDLKAENKKGFKIEEVQSLNEYLNKKYTAEERKALKNPQYFYEVEFDKPGGMIMPIIAELQFEDGTSEVHKFPAQIWRRNNEVAKRVFATEKKVVKIVVDPKLETADIDTTNNTWPKQEAASKFDQIEKK, encoded by the coding sequence ATGAAAAAGTCTATCTCACTAGCATTTTTAGTTCTTGGCTCAATTACATTTGCTCAAGAAGTTAAAAAAGAGGAATCGAAGAGAGAGCCTGGACATTATGACAAAAATAAATTTAGTCAAATGTACAATGAAATGGCCACTCCAAACATGTACAGATCTGCTTCTGGAGCTCCAGGACCAGCGTATTACCAACAAAAAGCAGATTACAAAATCAATTTAGAGTTAGACGATAAATTAGCTCGCTTGTATGGTAATGAAACGATTACTTATTATAACAATGCTCCTGAATCTCTTGAATATTTATGGTTACAACTAGACCAAAACATCGAAAGAAGAGACAATCAAACGCAATTAATTGACAATAAAACCATTTTTCCTGCCACAAACGGATCCAACTTTGCTAAGACTTATTTAGAATCAGGTTTCGATGGAGGATTTAACATAGAATACGTTAAAGACAGTAAAGGCAATGCAATGAAATATACCATCAATCAAACTATGATGCGTATTGACTTGCCTCAACCATTAAAAAAAGGTGAAAAAGTAAGTTTCTCAATCAAATGGTGGTATAACATTGTTAATTATCAAGGGTCTGCAAACAATGGCCGTTCAGGATATGAACAATTCCCTGATGGAAATCGTTTGTATGTTATGGCACAATTTTACCCAAGAATGTGTGTGTATAACGACGTGGAAGGTTGGCAAAACATGCAATTTTGGGGAAGAAGTGAATTTGCTTTAGCTTTTGGTAATTACGACGTAAGTATTACTGTTCCGGCAGACCATATTATTGAAGGTACAGGAACTTTACAAAATAGAGCTGAAGTTTACACGGCTGAACAAGTTAAAAGATGGGAATTAGCCGAAAAAACATTTGACAAACCGGTTGTTATTGTAACTCAAGAAGAGGCAACTGCAAAAGAAAAAGGATTTTCAAACGAGAAAAAAACTTGGAAGTTTAAAGCAGAAAATGTTCGTGATTTTGGATTTTCAACATCTCGTAAATTTATCTTAGATGCAATGGCAGTTCAAATTGGAAACAACAAACCAATGGCCATTTCTATTTACCCTAAAGAAGCAAATCCTTTATGGGGAGATTTATCTACTAAGGCTGTTGCACATACATTAAGAACCTATTCAAAATATACTTTTGATTACCCTTATCCAAAAGCTGTATCTGTTTCAGCAGAAGATCAAGGTATGGAATACCCAATGATTTGTTGGAACTTTGGTCGTCCTGACGAAACAGGTAAAGTAAGTGACCGAGTTAAATATGGTATGTTAGGGGTTATTATCCACGAAGTTGGACACAATTTCTTCCCGATGATAGTGAATTCAGATGAAAGACAATGGACATGGATGGATGAAGGATTAAACACCTTCTTAGAATATTTAACAGAAATTGAATGGGAAGCTACTTTCCCAGTAGATAGAGGTCCGGCTCGATTAATTGTTCCATACATGAAAGGCAACCAACAGTATTTAGAACCAATTATGAGTCAAGGAGATGTGGTTTACAATTTTGGCGCAAATGCTTATGGAAAACCGGCTACCGGATTAAACATTTTACGTGAAACAATTATGGGGCACGAATTATTTGATCATGCTTTCAAAACGTATGCTAATCGTTGGAAATTCAAACATCCAACTCCTGAAGATTTCTTCAGAACAATGGAAGATGCATCTGCTGTAGATTTAGATTGGTTCTGGAAAGGTTGGTTCTACTCTACTGACTATGTAGATATAGGAATTAAAAGTGTAAAACAATATTATGTTTCTGAAAGTGCAACAAAAGAAAACAAAGAATCATTTAATAGAAGAGGAAGAAGAGTTAGTGGTGACCAAGGTCCTTCTTTATACTTACTTGCAGAAGATTCATCAGATTTAAAAGCAGAAAACAAAAAAGGATTTAAAATTGAAGAAGTTCAATCTCTAAACGAGTATTTAAATAAAAAATATACCGCTGAAGAAAGAAAAGCATTAAAAAATCCGCAATACTTCTATGAAGTTGAATTTGACAAACCAGGCGGAATGATTATGCCAATAATTGCTGAATTACAATTCGAAGACGGAACTTCTGAAGTACATAAATTTCCAGCACAAATTTGGAGAAGAAATAACGAAGTAGCTAAAAGAGTATTTGCAACTGAGAAAAAAGTAGTTAAAATTGTAGTTGACCCTAAATTAGAAACTGCCGACATTGACACGACTAATAATACTTGGCCAAAACAAGAAGCTGCTTCAAAATTTGATCAAATAGAAAAAAAATAA
- a CDS encoding Sec-independent protein translocase subunit TatA/TatB: MFGIGGGELVLILVVVLMLFGSDKIPEIARTLGKGMAQLKNATNEIKHEIQKGASENGLDVNSLTGGITEEIESAKQSMNNALNPVEFQNPVEEIKEEFENLSGPIKRQM, from the coding sequence ATGTTTGGAATAGGCGGAGGAGAATTAGTATTAATTCTAGTAGTTGTATTAATGTTATTCGGTTCAGATAAAATACCTGAAATCGCAAGAACATTAGGCAAAGGTATGGCCCAACTTAAAAATGCAACCAACGAAATTAAACATGAAATTCAAAAAGGAGCTTCAGAAAATGGTTTAGATGTTAATTCTTTGACTGGCGGTATAACTGAAGAAATTGAAAGCGCCAAACAAAGTATGAATAACGCTTTGAATCCCGTTGAATTCCAAAATCCAGTTGAGGAAATAAAAGAAGAATTTGAAAATCTTTCTGGTCCCATAAAACGTCAAATGTAA
- a CDS encoding phosphatase PAP2 family protein — protein sequence MEKIIALDKQLFVFLNNLGSVPYDQFWLLITKQLHWTPFFLALAYILYKKIGGKKLALLFVTIAVMLVFTDQVTNLVKDTVQRLRPCNDLEIKHLIRIVKSSDTFSFFSGHASNSSASMMLIFLILRRYYKHTYLIFLFPLIFAYSRIYLGLHFPLDIITGYAFGALSGFLFYKIYELIIKKYATNS from the coding sequence ATGGAAAAAATAATAGCCTTAGACAAACAACTTTTTGTTTTTTTAAATAACTTAGGAAGTGTTCCTTATGACCAATTTTGGTTGTTAATTACCAAACAATTGCATTGGACCCCTTTTTTCCTGGCTTTGGCTTACATTTTATACAAAAAAATTGGAGGTAAAAAATTAGCCTTATTATTTGTAACTATCGCAGTAATGCTTGTTTTTACTGACCAAGTTACTAATCTTGTAAAAGATACTGTACAGCGTTTACGCCCTTGCAATGATTTAGAAATCAAACACCTGATCAGAATTGTAAAATCAAGTGACACTTTCAGTTTTTTCTCTGGGCATGCATCTAATTCAAGTGCATCAATGATGTTGATTTTTCTAATCTTGAGAAGGTATTACAAACACACCTATTTAATTTTTTTATTCCCCCTAATTTTTGCTTACAGTAGAATTTATCTTGGATTACATTTCCCATTAGATATTATAACTGGTTATGCTTTTGGAGCATTGAGTGGATTTTTATTTTATAAAATCTACGAATTAATTATAAAAAAATATGCAACGAATTCCTAA
- a CDS encoding O-methyltransferase has protein sequence MHFISEELENYVAQHSQPEPELLAKLNKETHQKILQPRMLSGHFQGRVLSMLSKLIRPKTILEIGTYTGYAALCLAEGLQEDGVLHTIDNNEELVEFQKKYFDASDYKNQLVQHLGNALEIIPTLNLKFDLVFIDADKENYNNYFEMIVPMMHKGGVILSDNVLWSGKILGEVKPNDKSTNALLAYNKLINEDDRVETVLLPIRDGLTVTRVK, from the coding sequence ATGCATTTTATCTCGGAAGAATTAGAAAATTATGTGGCTCAACATTCACAACCTGAGCCCGAATTGTTAGCTAAATTAAATAAAGAAACACATCAAAAAATTTTGCAACCTAGAATGTTAAGTGGGCATTTTCAGGGAAGAGTTTTAAGTATGTTATCTAAACTTATTCGTCCGAAAACCATTTTGGAAATTGGTACTTACACAGGTTATGCAGCCTTGTGTTTAGCTGAAGGTTTGCAAGAAGATGGCGTACTTCATACGATTGATAATAATGAAGAATTAGTGGAATTTCAAAAAAAATACTTTGATGCCTCAGATTATAAAAATCAATTGGTACAACATTTAGGAAATGCACTTGAAATTATTCCAACATTGAATCTAAAATTTGATTTAGTTTTTATTGATGCCGATAAAGAAAATTATAACAATTACTTTGAAATGATTGTTCCAATGATGCATAAAGGCGGGGTTATTTTATCGGATAATGTGTTGTGGAGCGGAAAGATTTTAGGTGAAGTGAAACCTAATGATAAAAGTACTAATGCTTTATTGGCTTATAATAAATTGATTAATGAAGATGATCGGGTAGAAACGGTATTATTGCCTATTAGAGATGGATTAACCGTTACGAGAGTGAAGTAG